The following proteins are co-located in the Streptomyces sp. NBC_00435 genome:
- a CDS encoding NAD-dependent epimerase/dehydratase family protein: MKLLMLGGTEFVGRAITEDALDRGWEVTVFHRGQHAPPAGTKALHGDRTAPGGLDALAHGEWDLVVDTWGGAPTAVRDSARLLAGRAGRYAYISSRSVYQYPAPAGLDEDGPLVDGSPDAGSVAYPEDKRGGEIAAADAFGDRALLVRAGLILGPYENVGRLPWWLNRTARGGPLPAPGPSGLPLQYVDVRDLARWTLDAAGAGLGGPYNVVSPTGHATMGGFLEACAKVTGGAAELRWTDPARIEEAGVQPWTELPVWLPEGEMHDFMYGGDVTRALEAGLVCRPVGETVADTWAWLGTLGGVAPQRSDRPSPGMSTEQEAVLLGPQGS, from the coding sequence ATGAAGCTGCTGATGCTGGGTGGTACCGAATTCGTCGGGCGCGCGATCACAGAAGACGCCCTGGACCGCGGCTGGGAGGTGACCGTCTTCCACCGCGGGCAGCACGCGCCCCCCGCCGGCACCAAGGCCCTGCACGGGGACCGCACCGCCCCCGGCGGCCTGGACGCCCTCGCCCACGGGGAGTGGGACCTCGTCGTGGACACCTGGGGCGGCGCCCCCACCGCCGTACGCGACAGCGCCCGACTGCTCGCCGGCCGGGCCGGCCGGTACGCGTACATATCCAGCCGCTCGGTGTACCAGTACCCCGCACCGGCGGGACTGGACGAGGACGGCCCGCTGGTCGACGGCTCGCCCGACGCGGGCTCCGTCGCCTACCCCGAGGACAAGCGCGGCGGCGAGATCGCCGCCGCGGACGCCTTCGGCGACCGCGCCCTGCTGGTCCGCGCCGGGCTGATCCTCGGCCCGTACGAGAACGTCGGCCGGCTGCCCTGGTGGCTGAACCGCACCGCGCGGGGCGGCCCGCTGCCCGCCCCCGGGCCGAGCGGGCTGCCGCTCCAGTACGTGGACGTACGCGATCTCGCGCGCTGGACCCTGGACGCCGCCGGAGCCGGGCTCGGCGGCCCGTACAACGTGGTCTCCCCGACGGGCCACGCCACGATGGGCGGCTTCCTGGAAGCCTGCGCGAAGGTGACCGGCGGCGCCGCCGAGCTCCGCTGGACCGATCCGGCCCGGATCGAGGAGGCGGGGGTGCAGCCCTGGACGGAGCTGCCGGTCTGGCTGCCCGAGGGGGAGATGCACGACTTCATGTACGGCGGTGACGTGACCAGGGCGTTGGAGGCGGGCCTGGTGTGCCGTCCGGTCGGGGAGACCGTCGCCGACACCTGGGCCTGGCTCGGCACCCTGGGCGGGGTGGCGCCGCAGCGCTCCGACCGGCCGTCCCCCGGGATGAGCACGGAACAGGAGGCCGTACTCCTCGGGCCTCAGGGCTCGTAG